The Larimichthys crocea isolate SSNF chromosome XII, L_crocea_2.0, whole genome shotgun sequence region atatattttttctataaACATGCCACAAGATGAAAGCTTGAAGAAAGTGCAATCCAACAGTATTTCTATTGTTGCAATgtatgacgatgatgatggtggtgaagGTAATGCTGTTATGAGAGGTTGACATTTGCCACAAAAATGCACTCTCTTTTGGTGGTGTCGGTATGATGTGGCCTCCGATGTTTGTGTGAACTGCCAGAGGTCCGGAAGTATCCTGCCTCCATTACTTGAACTGTGGCATTGCTCGAGCTATGAATGTTTTTCATGACATGCCGCCTACATAGCTTAAGAGGAAAGGAATCCATGTTGAACTTGGCACATTTTTCAAGTTTGAGGACAATAGATACTCTGTACAGAgaaactgtaaaatgtatttctgagGTTGGTTTATGGAAGGAGGGTGATTAAGCCTCTTATAAAAATATAACTCCACTGGGGGATTGAGGAAACTCCTTGGGTGAAGCTAAGCAATGTGAGATCCTGACCTTTTTCTTGCTGAAAGACAATAAACTGATGAGGGTTTTGTCAACTTACATAGTccactgctttatttatttttttggtctaTTGCTTTCACAGACTACAgtcttttttataatttatgGTGACcttctaaaaatattttatgaagctttcttcttcttctttccaagTAAAGTTGCAACTTTTATGACATGGCTAGAAAAATGACCAAACGTAAAGCATAGAAGGAGTTCAAACTGAGATTAACTAGTTATCTAAAATATACCATCTGTCTCTGGTGGAGCCACTATCGTCCGATGAGCTTATCCTTGGGTCAGCAGAGATGGGAGGCAGCGAGGGTACTGGAGGACACACTGTGGACAGATGGAAGCGAAAGGAAGCGATAAAGACAATAGCAGGATATGTGCAGGCCCTTTCCCTACTCAGTCTGGCCGCTGTTGAATCACTAGAAAACAATCTATCAAACATACTTAGCGATGAAAaggctgtattttttttcttctttttttttttgaaactcCTGTGAAAGGAATGCAGCTCAGCTGTAAACACTCGGTACCAGCCAGCTTCAGTTTTGTCTTCTGGACGTTATCACACAGTCAACACTGTTGTTAAATTACACATGTGCTCTAAATTTCCCTACAACCAAAACATGTGGCAACagacaacgatgatgatgatgatgctaaCCCTGGGTGACACCACCATGACCAGAGCAACAGGTGGCCTGTTTCAACTATCACATAAAGTCTATGTTAGGTAGGGATTAATGAGGTGTTGAGGGCAGGGATGTACTGGGGGAGTTCCAGGCCACGGATTACTCCCTCTTACCTGTGTCAGCATAGAGAGCTGGTGGACAGGCTGTATGTGTGCCTTGCAAGGATGGACCAGATAAGgaaggatagatagatagatagatagatagatagatagatagatagatcactGAGTCACCCTCAGGCTGCTGTATGAGTATCCCgaagacaaggagagagagtgggtaGACAGAAAGCATGTGGGGTATGGAGACAGGAAAAGAGGAGGGACAGGAAAGAGTACTCGAGATTTTTCTAACTCCTGTACAGGATGGTATAAAAAAGAAAGGCTGGAAAGGTCACGTTGGGCCTTCGCTACACTTCCTTTAACCTGAAGTACACTCCCACCTGGCTTTGCCCCAAAGCTATTTGCCTTGACAGCACTTTAGTTTACACCGCTCAGTCCTATTTTCCTTAGCTCCCTGTAGGAGTTCAATCCTATGTTTTTTGCTtgctcatacatacatacatactttcctctgctttctcttctctctcgtCGTTCAAATTCAGCCATTTCTGCTTTATAGTTCTCAATTTAAATAAGTCCTGGCAGGGAggggtgttggtggtggtggtgggggtgcaGCAGGACGAATTACCTTTGGAGTCACGcctaaaatacacacaccatCAACTGTCTCGCAGGCTTTCAGAAAAAGAGGTTTTCGCTTTCAGTTTAGCCGCAGCCAATCACATCTCTCCTCCCCACTGTCTCCGTCCGATTCCACCGTCTCCACGCTACGCGAGCAGCCAATGGGAGGACGGGAACGTGCGGAGCGTCGGCCAATCGGCGAGCAGTTGCTATGTTGGAGGCAGAATCGATAagagagggattttttttttccctctctttttttttttacgagctCACATTATAGGCTGAAGGCAAGAGACACTGTTGCCTGCCAAGCAGCGTGTAGGTTACGGACTGAACCATTaaacatacaaactccacaTTTACTTTGAAGACACTCTAATACAACCACAGTTGCAAGCCAAACAACGTGGCAGTGTGTAGAGTTTGTATCTCTACATGCAcgtatgtgtttatttaagaaTTTAAGTTCACATGATTATCACACACTTGAGTTGTTGAGGTCATGGAAAAGCTCGAAAATTGAACTGGAACATAGTTTCCTAGCCTGGAGGAATTATGGTAAATGATGCGCATCAAACAAGTTTTAAGATGAAAATGCTGTGGAagtttgtactttttttctctctctctcgctctctcaggcagttttttcccccccctacTTAAATATTTTGGCAATTCTTTTAAAGAATAGCCCAAATAACAGCATGCCTGATGATTAGTAGTCACTATGCTTACATTAGAGGCCTcaaatcaacaaaatatttaGCATAATGTGTGAGCACTATAGGAATTTTAAAACCAAATGTCCTCCTGGTGGCCAAGTGAATTCAAATCTGCCTGATGTGTtctcaaataaaatacaaatcagaaaatgacattGCATAATTCATCCTGAATTTGGAATAAGTTGCGACCATTACATGAATTACACCTTTAACTTGTATTTTAAGTtgtccaaaataaaagttacatcAAATTAAACTGTTAATAAGATCTGCAGTCATAGCAGTGTGGCATCACTCCAAACCTAAAATGCTGATTGATTATCTCAGTGACCTCTGGTAACAGTGATTGGAGTAAGGGGCTCAGCTCACACTGAGATGAGAGGTGACACTGAGCCAACTCTTACAGGGCGATAACATACAACTGCTTGCTGACAACCATTCAGAAGAAATGCCAGTCCAGATCCAAACAACCAAGTCAGATTTGCGGATACCAGCACCTCCTTGAAACAGGTAGAACAGGACTCAACTCTAAAATAATAGCTTTACTTTTGGATAAACGCCCAACCGTTTGCATGATTTCCTCCAAGTTTAACCTCTGACTTACAGATAACATTGTACTTTTATTtccttgagaaaaaaaaatcctcactAATGATTTCAACTGCTATAAATGAAGGACCTTGGCGTCCCTCAAGCTTTCAGGACAATCTCATTCCAGGAGTTCAGCTttctaataaattaaaaaagaacaatcGGGCACATTGCCAGCAAACCAATGTGGCACAGGACTGACGGACACTGGCTCCGGTGCAGATGGCAGAAAAGCTTTGGAGTTCAAATCAGAATCTGGCTTGGTATGAACGTGTGACACAGTATGTACACTGTAGGCGTTGAACTCAGACAAGATAAGGAAGGGTTATGCGGTTCACAAGTCTTGTCAGGTGGCGACAGACGGCTTGCCTGGCTTAACAGACATGTAGGGCAGATACCATTTGCAATTACAATGTATTTGTactaacacaaaataacaaaaccctcACCgtacaacagttttttttgtttgtttttacagtataagCCATGGGCAATATTATGGAAATACTAAAACTCTGCTATAGAGTTCTGTGATTACTTGATTTGCATATTTTGATATGATTTATAGCCAATCATAAGTACTCAGAAAACTCTGAACTCTACCTACGCATGAACCCTTCAGCTGTCAGCATGATGTTTTTCTATCCTGGTGAAAGAAATGTCTAGCCAGCAGACGCAGCCCTGATGAAAAAGTCAGACATAGCCTGCACTTAAAAACAGAATGGTAATTATGGTGACCACTTTCCATAGGATGACCCCCATAGTATTTACTTTTTCTCCCACTACATGGGAGATTCCAGGAGAAATGCAAACACTCTGCTTCCCATCACCACAATGGAGAGGCACGATCGTCGAAAATAAGTATCATGTTTATGACAAGTGAAAACATTGCTTATAGGAAAAGTGGCGAGTGAGAGACTCCAGCCATGcctaacaaaaagaaaaagaaaaacacaatcacaTTGTAACAGATAACATGTTCCTCAAAAGAAGTCTGTGTCACCACAATCAAATTCATTTTAGTACCTCACCTACTTATAAAAACCTGTTTTACAAGTGTCACCTGCCCAGGCAGAAGCATGAAGaacaaaaggcaaagaaaaagagacacttTCATATTACAAATTAAACACATAAAGCCTAAACACCATGGATGATACTTGACAATACGTTTAATGTAAATGATTTAGCAGAGGCCTGTTTTGTGCCTCTAGTAATGAATGAATAGCTATGAACAACCAACAACAGATGTCTTTATCAATTATTTAAACCAACATCTGATGGAAATATTAACATGTTGGACGAGAGAACATGTATGTCGCTCACCAGCATGTGTCATCTATTGACTAAAAGGAGGCTGTTGTCACATTTCATTGAAACACCAATGAGGCTCCTTAATCACTAAACAGCACTGATAACTCACGACTGCTAAAAATACATGATGTGATTAACACATAACTCAGGCTTATGTGGAAAGTGACAGTGATCGTGCCaccactgagaaaaacaaattcagCTTATTTGAGGATGAAGCATACATTTCCCTtccatatttttaatttctttggttctaaataaatatgtagATGTGTTAAGACGATCAGATTACAGGTTAAAACACTGTTGTACATTTATTCATGATAGTATCTGTGCTAGAAGTCTATTGTGAAAAACAGGAGAGGTGAATATGGCAGAACTTAGTAAACTTAGTAGTATTaccatgaaaatatatattttttatacttgATGACTAAAAACGACTTATTAATGTTCTCAGTTACTCTGTCATCTGATTGTCATTCTTTGGCTAggaaattatatatttcatgttcaaaACTCACTGTAGTAACATTTTTTGTCTAGATTTTCACATTCCTCCAAAGATATTTGGCTGCAAAGAAGAGGAGAATTAAAGTGACAGGgtgtctatttatttattttaaaagctcATTCAGTTCAGAAGCTGAACTTTGCCTTATATTGGCTTACTAAGAGTCAATTTAAGCTGTATCCAATAAGATAATTGTTCAGCTCAGATAATGGCATTGCTGGATGCCCTTTAGAGAAACAGGACAGACTGGAAATTTAACAATACATGGCAACAAGAGGAAAACCCAACCAATTGTGTTTACCAAGGGTGGCCAGGTTGGCACATTTctatctttgagttttaattgGTGTCACCACAAACTCTCTAGTACACAGCTAGCTGTTTAAATCTGGGTGACACATTGAAATATCAGGAAATACAAGTCAAGTGACAGTTGCAAGACTTTTTCCTGTAACTGTCACAGGCGTTTTTCACCTCAGTTCAGTCATCCAGACAGGTCTAATGTGCCCGAGCAGTGCTAGAGTTCTGTATGTAATAACAGGTTTCCAACATAATATTTAAGCTAATTTGATGTCAAGCTACTGATTAAAACAAACTGGACTACCCACTACCACTGTCTAAGAGTAGGCTAAGCTTTGTAGGTTTGGTCCAGTCTTCAGTAGATGAGGTTTGCAGCCAACACACTGGAGAACATTTAAAATTACCATTCTGCTGGGGGCTGACATGCCAAGAATACTATGATAATTTACATTGTAGGCTTCTGTGGCTTGTTGTCAAGGGCTCCCCATTTGTTTGGCTGCTTGCTCAAAGACAACACTGCCACCTGGCGGTGTGCGTTAAAACAAACCTGACGTGAATTATTGGGTAAACTgagcaaataataataaatttaaaaaacatctataataaaaacaaagcagaataaGCTCTACTTGTGTGTAATTTAATGTCCTGTTCCTCGAAAAAGACGATGACGACACAAACTCACAGAAAATGCAACATTGTCGGGGATTGGCTAGTCACGACTGGATTTATTTATACGCCAGTCCAGAGCAGTCGATCGCAGACAGACAGGATTGACAGTCTGCAGGGCGGCGGAAGTTGCCTGCATCCTCATCAGTGAACTTATGGGGTAAGTCGCGGCTAAAACAAGcttcattttgacatttatttcccGCAGTTTGGTATTTTGCTGCAAGTTGACACTCTCTGAGCAGAGACTGGTCGAGCGGTAAAGTTGTCCGATGCCAGTTGATCAATTTATTGATCAATATAATGGTTGAGCTGTCTGTGGGCTAGCATGCCAGGCTAACGGCGGCGGCAGGTGTTTTTTGTAGCCGACATAGCAGCAGAGGGACGGACAGTAACTTAGCCATGGCTCCACCAGTGTGTTTTATCATGAGACTGTCAAGAAAGTCCGATTCTTTCCGTGTATCGCGTGTTATGTCGCCGACATTGcttcagctctgtgctgctaCACAACGgtgaagtgagtgtgtgtgtctcgtgtATTCAgctttgtgtgtctttcaggTCTGTTTCATGCTGAACCTCACtagagaggaggagggtttgGGAATACTGGCCTCCATGTTAACACATACCAGCCCCAGCTGCCATGTCCTCCACCTCTGTGTCAACATCCCCTTGTTGTggtggtgatgctgctgctgctgctgctactgctgccatggcaacccAGGCGTCCGAGCAGGCTCTGCTGGCCTCAGACCGCTACGCCAGACTCATCCTGGCTCAGATGAACAAGATGCGGCTCCGCACAGACTTCTGTGACGTGGGGCTCAAAGTTGGCGGCCGGGTCTTCAGGGTCCACCGGCTGGTGCTGGCGGCTAGCAGCCCCTacttctctgctctgttctccGGGGGTATGAGGGAGGCGGATAAAGATGAGGTGCAGATTCTCGGAGTGGATACGGAAGTCTTTGAGGTTTTGCTGGACTTCATATACACAGGTCTGCGTCCATCCTGATATTTCCATCGTCATGTCACGTACTGTTTGTACCATTTTCTGAACGGACCTGTGTACCCTTTTTTTCAGGTGTGATCAGTGTGACGGTGGAGAACGTTCAGGAGCTGATGGTGGCGGCAGACATGCTGCAGCTGAACGAGGTGGTGTCTATCTGTGGAGAGTTTCTCAAGGGCCACATGGACCCATCCAACTGTGTGGGCATCTTTCAGTTCCTGGAGCAGATTGCCTGCATGGACATGCTGGAGTTCACTGAAAACTACATCCATGTTCACTTTCTGGAGGtatgaaacattaaaagctCATTTTATCTTTGTGCTGGTACTCTTGTGTTGGTGTCAGCTCGGTGCTTACAGATTGCATCTATCCCTTTTTAGGTGTGTGTTACCGATGAGTTCAGGGGCCTGTCCAATGATCAGTTAGTGAGGCTGCTAAGAAGTGAAGAGCTGAGAATTGAGGATGAGTACCAGGTATTCACTGTAGCCATGGACTGGGTCCTTCAAGATgtggcaaagaggaaaaaacatgtgGTGGAGGTGTTGGAGCCAGTCCGCTTCCCTCTGCTTTCACCGCAGAGACTGTTCAAGTACATAGAAGGTAAGGGAAacatacaatttaaaatgtagcacatctccttttatttatttttcattttttacacagTTGAggatttatattaaaaatatttctgtaaaaTTGATAAATATTGTAAAcaacatcttgtttttttgtcattttgtctttcGTTAAAGGTATTACAGACTTCAGCCTCAGGGTGGCACTGCAGACTCTGCTGAAGGAATACACTGAAGTCTCGAAGTCTCCCAAAGAAAATAAGATGTACAGTCAGTTACAACCAGCCAAGATGAGACCCAGAAGAAAAGCCAGGAAATACCTTTATGCCATAGGTTCTGTTTcagatcacttttttttttcagcatggAAAGTAATCTGATGAATTTCGgtgaatcaaaaaaaaaaaaaaaagccatttaatCACGGACCcctcactttttttccctcatggCAGGAGGCTACACTCGGCTGCAGGGCGGCCGCTGGAGTGACAGCCGGGCATTGAGCTGTGTGGAGCGCTTTGACACCTTTAACCAGTACTGGACCACTGTGTCATCCCTGCACCAGGCCCGGAGCGGGTTAGGGGTCGCTGTGCTGGAAGGCATGATCTATGTGGTGGGAGGTGAGAAAGCAgcgttgtgtttgtgttgaagcccaaaaataaaagcacctcAACGATCAACAATCTGACAAGGGTTTGTGTTTTCACCAGGGGAGAAAGACTCAATGATTTTTGACTGCACAGAAAGATATGACCCGGTGACCAAGCAGTGGGCCGCTGTGGCGTCGCTGAACTTCCCTCGCTGTGGAGTTGGCGTCTGCCCCTGCTACGGAGCTCTGTATGCCCTCGGTAAATATCACAGTAACACTTAGCACCATGTTTAACCAAAATACATACAGCACAAACAGTACAGTCATTTGGTTTTAAAGGAGC contains the following coding sequences:
- the ipp gene encoding actin-binding protein IPP → MSSTSVSTSPCCGGDAAAAAATAAMATQASEQALLASDRYARLILAQMNKMRLRTDFCDVGLKVGGRVFRVHRLVLAASSPYFSALFSGGMREADKDEVQILGVDTEVFEVLLDFIYTGVISVTVENVQELMVAADMLQLNEVVSICGEFLKGHMDPSNCVGIFQFLEQIACMDMLEFTENYIHVHFLEVCVTDEFRGLSNDQLVRLLRSEELRIEDEYQVFTVAMDWVLQDVAKRKKHVVEVLEPVRFPLLSPQRLFKYIEGITDFSLRVALQTLLKEYTEVSKSPKENKMYSQLQPAKMRPRRKARKYLYAIGGYTRLQGGRWSDSRALSCVERFDTFNQYWTTVSSLHQARSGLGVAVLEGMIYVVGGEKDSMIFDCTERYDPVTKQWAAVASLNFPRCGVGVCPCYGALYALGGWVGSEIGKTMERYDPEENKWEVIGSMAVPRYYFGCCELQGFIYVIGGISDEGMELRSAEVYDPISHRWSALPVMVTRRAYVGVACLNNCIYAVGGWNEALGALETVEKYCPEEEKWVEVASMSTARAGVSVSAVNGLLYAVGGRAASRDFSAPVTVDSVEIYDPHLDTWTEVGNMITSRCDGGLAVL